In the Silurus meridionalis isolate SWU-2019-XX chromosome 6, ASM1480568v1, whole genome shotgun sequence genome, one interval contains:
- the usp12b gene encoding ubiquitin carboxyl-terminal hydrolase 12, translating to MEILMTVRKIASICTMGANASALEKEIGPEQFPVNEHYFGLVNFGNTCYCNSVLQALYFCRPFREKVLAYKVQPRRKESLLTCLADLFNSIATQKKKVGVIPPKKFISRLRKENELFDNYMQQDAHEFLNYLLNTIADLLQEEKSQERQQNGKVVQNGGGGSGSVSNTGEADSAEKNQQTWVHEIFQGTLTNETRCLNCEAVSSKDEDFLDLSVDVEQNTSITHCLRGFSNTETLCSEYKYYCEQCLSKQEAQKRMRVKKLPMILALHLKRFKYMDQLHRYTKLSYRVVFPLELRLFNTSGDATNPDRLYDLVAVVVHCGSGPNRGHYITIVKSHGFWLLFDDDIVEKIDAQAIEEFYGLTSDISKNSESGYILFYQSRD from the exons GGCGCCAATGCCTCAGCTTTGGAGAAAGAGATTGGACCAGAACAGTTCCCTGTAAATGAACACTACTTTGGTCTGGTTAAT TTTGGCAACACCTGCTACTGTAACTCAGTGCTGCAGGCTCTGTATTTCTGCCGGCCGTTCCGGGAGAAAGTGCTTGCCTATAAGGTGCAGCCGCGGCGCAAAGAGAGCCTGCTCACATGCCTGGCAGATCTCTTCAACAGCATCGCCACTCAGAAGAAGAAAGTGGGAGTCATCCCTCCTAAGAAGTTCATCTCACGGCTGAGAAAGGAAAACG AGTTGTTTGACAACTACATGCAGCAAGATGCTCACGAGTTCCTCAACTACCTGCTCAACACCATCGCCGACCTCCTGCAGGAGGAGAAGAGCCAGGAACGGCAGCAGAACGGCAAGGTGGTACAGAATGGAGGAGGAGGTAGTGGGAGCGTGAGCAACACAGGAGAGGCAGACTCGGCAGAGAAGAACCAGCAGACGTGGGTGCACGAGATCTTCCAGGGCACTCTGACCAATGAGACACGCTGTCTCAACTGTGAAGCG GTAAGCAGTAAAGATGAGGATTTCTTAGATCTCTCGGTGGATGTTGAGCAGAACACATCCATCACACACTGTCTCAG GGGCTTCAGTAACACGGAGACATTATGCAGCGAATACAAGTACTATTGTGAGCAGTGTCTGAGTAAGCAGGAGGCACAGAAAAG AATGCGTGTGAAGAAATTGCCCATGATCCTCGCCTTGCACTTAAAGCGCTTTAAGTATATGGACCAGCTGCATCGCTACACCAAACTATCCTATCGTGTGGTCTTCCCTCTGGAGCTGAGGCTCTTTAATACCTCCGGTGATGCCACCAACCCCGACCGTCTATATGACCTTGTGGCTGTGGTAGTGCATTGTGGGAG TGGTCCGAATCGGGGGCATTACATCACTATAGTGAAAagccatggcttctggttgctGTTTGATGATGACATTGTAGAG aaaaTAGATGCCCAAGCGATAGAAGAGTTCTACGGGCTGACGTCTGACATTTCCAAAAACTCTGAGTCAGGCTACATCCTCTTTTACCAGTCCAGAGACTGA